Part of the Sandaracinaceae bacterium genome is shown below.
CGTGCTCGTCCTCAGCGCGGCGCTCACCGAGAGACCGTCCCGCACCCCGAGCCCGATCGCGAGCGCCCGAACTCCCGCGAGGGCGGTCAGATCCCCCTCCGCGCCGCGAGCGAGTCGGCGAAGCGCAGGCAACCAACGCTCCGGGAGTTCCGCCGCGACGACCACGTCGCGCCCCGCCGCCACCTGCGACCAGAGCGGCGCGAGCGAACCGTCGGCCCTCGCCGACGGAGCGCGACCTCGATGCACACGCATGGCCCGCTCCACGCTCTCGCGGTCACCGCCGACGACTCCGTTCGCGCCCAGGAACGCGGCGTGGCTGCCCCCATGCACCGACGCCATCGCCGCCTCTCCGTCGATCTCCACGCTCCTCACGGCGCCCCCGCGGTCGCTCAGCACCGCTCGAACGCACTCGACCAGCTGCGTTCGGCGCTCGCTCCCCCGCGCCACCTCTCCGCGGGCCACGAAGCCGATGTGCGCGAAGGGTCGCTCGTCCGATCCTGTCGCGAAGATCACCGCGTCATCCACCAGCGCGAGCGGGTCGTAGCCGCACGTGCGCTCGATCCGGCGCGCCCCCGACGCCTCCTCCTGTGCCAGCGCCAGACGCCACACCGCGGAGTCCAGGAGCGCGTCGACGTCCACCCGGGCGACGACCCGCGCCTCTCCCGGCGCGACGGCCAGGGGATCGGTCGGGATCTCCCCCTCCCCGAAGACGCTCAGCGCCACGCCGCCCCCGACGACGACGAGCGCGGTGAGGATCAGCCACCGCGATCTCCGCCAGAGCTCCACGCTCAACCCTCCCCGCTCATCCCTGACCGCGGAGCGCACGCAAGAAGGCGTCGGCCTGGTCGAGCGGCACCCGCGTCAACCGGAGCGGCGGCCGCGATCGAGCGCTCACGTCCAGGACCACCCGGCCTCGCTTGCCCGGCACCAGCACGTCCAGCGCGAGATCCAGCGCGGCCCCTCCGAGGAGCAAGCCCGCCGCCAGCAGCAGCAACACGAGCTCACCGCTCCGCGCGCCGTCGAACAGCACCACGCCGCCGAAGAGGACACCGACCGCCAGCGCGACCACGCCGACCATCAGGTGCAGCGCCGGATAGCGCACCCGCCGACCCGCGCCGTCGAGCGCGTCGAGACGCCAGCGCTCCTCCCCGCCACGGATCACCCGCCCGAGCATGGACAGCTCGGTGCGCACCGTCACGGCGCCGCCGTTCAGGGTCAGCTCGGCCTTGCGCCGAACGCCGAGCAGGAACCCGAGCCCGCGGATCGCCCACGACAGGATCGCCCAGCCACTCAGCCAGCGCAGCAGCTCGAGCGCGCTCCCTCGGGGCGCTCGCCCCAGCTCTCCCTCCACCCGCGCGGGCGCCGTCGACAGCTCCGCAGCGCCATCCCCCGCGAGCGTGCTCGCCAGCAACCGGGTGGGCTCATCGAGGGCCGCCGAGCTGACGACGCGACGCAACGCGTCTTTCGATGCGACGGCGTTCGAGTCCGCGAGCGCGCTCAGGCGCCCGGCGTTCCTGGCCCGCACCTCGGGCCGCTCCCCATCACGGCCCGCGGCCTCGTCCACGACGGCCTGCGCGAGCTCGGCCCAGACGTCGGCCGCGCGTCCCTCCTCGAGCAAGCGATCGACGAACGGGTAGACCGCGTAGTCGGTGCAGAGCTCCAGCCAATCGGCGTGTCGCACGAAGCGCCAGACGCGCTCCTTGCGGTCCGCGTCCTTCGCGGCCGCCAGCCCGGCCACCGCGAAGGCCGCCACCAGCGCACGCTCGAGCGGCGTGTCCGGTCCCCGCTCGAGGATCGCCAGCAGGTTCCCGGCCTCGGTCGCGGCGGCCTCGCGCGTGACGCCATGGGCCTCCGCCCGCGCCGCGACGAGCTTCTCGCCCGCGTAAAAGGTCCGCCCCTCCGCCTGGCGCGAGAGCAGGTCCAGCGCGAGCGCGGCGAGCGGCGTCTGCACGTCGCCCGCCTCGCGCACGGCGCTCACCGCGCGCTCGATGTCGGGGGCTCGGACCGGCTGTGCCTCGCTCGCCATGGCGGCGGAAGATAGCAGAGCCGGCCCGAGGGCCAACGTGAGCCCGGAGCGGTCAGGCCTCCAGGACCTCGACCGCGTCGCCCACGCGCAGCGTCCCGGTGCCATCGTGCACGCAATTCTGCCCGAAGTAGACCTCACCTCCGCGCTTGCGAAAGCGCGCCAGCGTCGACAGGTGGCCCTTCGCCGCGAGGCCGCGATCCGGATCGACGTCGACGATCGAGCAGCGCCCGCAGGCCTTGCTCCCGTGGAACGTGATCGGCCCGATCCGGAACCGGGGCCACTCGTCCTCGGCGAAGGCCGGCGCGCCCTCGATGACGAGGTTCGGGCGGAAGCGCCGCACGTCCGCCTCTTCGCCGAGCTCCGCGGACATGGCCCCGAGGCTGCCGTCGCCCACGACGAGGAAGGGGAAGCCGTCGGCGAACGACACGAGGTCCCCTTCGCGCGCGTGGGCGCGGTCCACCTGGCGCCGGACCTCGCGCGGCATGCGCACGAGCCGCGCGGGCGCGCCGAGCGCGTCGGTCAGGAAGCGCGCCGCCTCGTCGCCCACGTCGAGCGCCGAGACGACGTCCTGCCAGACGGTCACTTCGCGCGCCGGGCCCTCGGCGTCGAGCGAGACCGAGATGCTGGACTCTCGATGCGTGACGCGCAGCTCGCCCGCCTCGATGTGCGCGCCGAGGCTCACCATGCGGGGGATCGTGCGCTGCGTGAGGAACCGGCCGTCGGGCCCGACGACCATGAATCGCCGGTCGTGCGCGAGCCCTCGATCGTCCACGTCGGCGGCGTCCACGCGGACGCCTGCGAGGCTCTTCACCGGGTGGATCCAGATCTGACCGAGTCGCACGCCGGGAGTCTGCGTCCGCGCCCACGCGACGTCGAGCGCGACGGTCTACAACCCGAGCTTCTCGCGAAGCGCCGCCAGCTCCTCGTCGACGCTGGGGTCGCGCTCGGGCGCCGACGCTTCCTTGGGCCGCGCGGTCTGATCGGGATCACCGAGCCGCTCGAGCCCGACCGGCAGCCCGGTCGGTCGCGCCCCCTCCAGCTCGCCGCGCGCCAGATCGCGGACCATCTCGATCGCGCGCGCCGCGCCGCCCGCCGCGTCGAGGCCGAGTGAAGCCGCCTTGCCGGCCTCGAGCGCCTCGTCGCGCAGCGCCGCGTCCAGGGTGACGGCGAGCGTCGCGGCCGAGTCCGCGATGGCCGCGAGGCCCCCCTCCTCGATGATGTGGGCGAGCCTCAGCTCGTCCCGTCGCGGCGGCACGAACACCAGGGCCGCCCCGGTCGCCAGCGCGCGGCTCGTCTCGGCGCCGCCGATCCGGCCGAGCACCGCGTCGGCCGCGCGGTACGCGTCGAGCGCGTCCGGCCCATCCGCGAACATCAGCGCGTCCAGCCCGTAGCCGGGCACGTGATCGCGCAGCCGCTTCGCGAGATCCGGGTCGCTCCCGACGTCGAAGAGCCAGCGCACTTCGCGCCGCACCAGCGAGAGCTGCACGAGGCTCGGAGCCAGGTCGTCCCGCTCGAGCGCGTGCGCGCGGACGACCACGCAGGGCTCCGCTCCGAGCCCGAGTCGCTCTCTCAGGGTCTCGGGCGCCTCCGCGGGAGACCAACCCTCGGGCGCGATCGGCCCGCACACGCGCACGCGATCACGACGGGCGCCGAGCGCGACGACGTCTGCGACCAGCGCCTCGTGCGGGACCAGCACGAGGTCCGCGTCGAGCTCACCCCGCCACTCCGCGCGCAGGAACGGAAAGACCGCCACCCGCATGGGGACCCGAGCCCGCGCGGCGCGCTCGAGCGACCCCGCGTCGAGCGCGATGACGATCTGGGCGTCTCCGATCGCGCCGGCTTCGGGCACGGGCAGCGCGATGGCGCCCGGAGACTCGGCCTCGGGTTCCTCGTTCGCGCCCAGCGCCCGCTCGAGGGCCGCCGCGATCCCGCGACGCACCGTCCCCGCGTCCGCCTCGTGAAGCACCGTGATCGAATCACTCACTCTGGTCCTCCGAGCTCTCCGGACCCGACCGATGGCGCAGGGGCTCGGACAGGGTAGCCGAGCCGGAGGCAGCTGCGCCGGGCCGTGCGAGGTCCCCTGCTTCCGCTTCCGCATCCGCTTCCGCTTCCGCTTCCGCTTCCGCTGCCGCCGCCGCATCCGCATCCGCATCCGCTTCCGCCGCCGCTTCCGCATCCGCCGCCGCATCCGCATCCGCTTCCGCTTCCGCTTCCGCTTCCGCATCCGCATCCGCTTCCGCATCCGCTTCCGCATCCGCGTCCGCGTCCGCTTCCGCATCC
Proteins encoded:
- a CDS encoding MOSC N-terminal beta barrel domain-containing protein — encoded protein: MRLGQIWIHPVKSLAGVRVDAADVDDRGLAHDRRFMVVGPDGRFLTQRTIPRMVSLGAHIEAGELRVTHRESSISVSLDAEGPAREVTVWQDVVSALDVGDEAARFLTDALGAPARLVRMPREVRRQVDRAHAREGDLVSFADGFPFLVVGDGSLGAMSAELGEEADVRRFRPNLVIEGAPAFAEDEWPRFRIGPITFHGSKACGRCSIVDVDPDRGLAAKGHLSTLARFRKRGGEVYFGQNCVHDGTGTLRVGDAVEVLEA